The following are encoded in a window of Thiohalobacter sp. IOR34 genomic DNA:
- the thrS gene encoding threonine--tRNA ligase: MPTITLPDGSQRHYEQPVTVHQVAADIGPGLAKAALAGKLDGRLVDTSHTITQDAELAIVTSKDEEALELMRHDAAHVMAQAVQELYPGTQVTIGPVIEDGFYYDFARDEPFTPEDLKKIEQRMHEIVKRDLPIRREVWDREEAIRVFEELGEKYKVEIIRDIIPEGEEVSIYRQGDWFDVCRGPHLPSTGKLDKGFKLMKVAGAYWRGDSSREMLQRIYGTAWRNKKELKAYLHRLEEAEKRDHRKLGKVMDLFHSQEEAPGMVFWHDRGWTLYLEIENYVRAKLREHGYQEVHTPEIIDRSLWEKSGHWEKFHENMFVTHSENRDYAIKPMNCPAHVQIYNHGLKSYRDLPLRLAEFGSCHRNEPSGTLHGLMRVRNFVQDDAHIFCTEGQILSEVSAFIDLLFEVYRDFGFDEVLIKLSTRPEQRVGDDELWDRAEQALEDALNHKDLGWELQPGEGAFYGPKIEFSLRDCLNRVWQLGTIQLDFSMPARLGAHYIAEDGSKQVPVMLHRAILGSLERFIGILIEHYAGQLPAWLAPVQAVVMNITDRQAPAVKKVEESLKNQGIRVISDLRNEKIGFKIREHTLQRVPYLLVVGDREAEAGTVAVRTRGGEDLGVMPVGDFADRLAAEIASHGRTVLED, from the coding sequence ATGCCCACCATCACCCTTCCCGACGGTTCGCAGCGCCATTACGAGCAGCCGGTCACGGTGCACCAGGTGGCGGCCGACATCGGTCCGGGCCTGGCCAAGGCCGCCCTGGCCGGCAAGCTCGACGGCCGGCTGGTGGACACCTCCCATACCATCACCCAGGATGCCGAGCTGGCCATCGTCACCAGCAAGGACGAGGAGGCCCTGGAGCTGATGCGCCACGACGCGGCCCATGTCATGGCCCAGGCGGTGCAGGAGCTCTACCCCGGGACCCAGGTGACCATCGGGCCGGTGATCGAGGACGGCTTCTACTACGACTTCGCCCGTGACGAGCCCTTCACCCCGGAGGATCTGAAGAAGATCGAGCAGCGCATGCACGAGATCGTCAAGCGCGACCTGCCCATCCGGCGTGAGGTCTGGGACCGCGAGGAGGCGATCCGGGTCTTCGAGGAGCTGGGCGAGAAATACAAGGTCGAGATCATCCGCGACATCATTCCGGAAGGCGAGGAGGTCTCCATCTACCGCCAGGGCGACTGGTTCGACGTCTGCCGCGGCCCGCACCTGCCGAGCACCGGCAAGCTGGACAAGGGCTTCAAGCTGATGAAGGTGGCCGGCGCCTACTGGCGCGGCGATTCCAGCCGGGAGATGCTGCAGCGCATCTACGGCACCGCCTGGCGCAACAAGAAGGAGCTCAAGGCCTATCTGCATCGCCTGGAGGAAGCCGAAAAGCGTGACCACCGCAAGCTGGGCAAGGTGATGGACCTGTTCCACAGCCAGGAAGAGGCGCCGGGTATGGTGTTCTGGCACGACCGTGGCTGGACCCTCTATCTGGAGATCGAGAACTATGTCCGCGCCAAGCTGCGCGAGCACGGCTACCAGGAGGTGCACACCCCGGAGATCATCGACCGCAGCCTGTGGGAGAAGTCCGGCCACTGGGAGAAGTTTCACGAGAACATGTTCGTGACCCACTCCGAGAACCGCGACTATGCCATCAAGCCGATGAACTGCCCGGCCCACGTGCAGATCTACAACCACGGCCTGAAGAGCTACCGCGATCTGCCGCTGCGGCTGGCCGAGTTCGGCTCCTGCCACCGCAACGAGCCTTCCGGTACCCTGCACGGCCTGATGCGGGTGCGCAACTTCGTACAGGACGACGCCCACATCTTCTGCACCGAAGGGCAGATCCTCTCCGAGGTGTCGGCCTTCATCGATCTGCTGTTCGAGGTCTACCGCGATTTCGGCTTCGACGAGGTGCTGATCAAGCTCTCCACCCGTCCCGAGCAGCGGGTCGGCGACGATGAACTCTGGGACCGCGCCGAGCAGGCCCTGGAGGATGCGCTCAACCACAAGGATCTGGGGTGGGAACTGCAGCCGGGGGAGGGCGCCTTCTACGGGCCGAAGATCGAGTTTTCGCTGCGCGACTGCCTCAACCGGGTCTGGCAGCTGGGCACCATCCAGCTCGATTTCTCCATGCCGGCGCGGCTCGGGGCCCACTATATCGCCGAGGACGGCAGCAAGCAGGTGCCGGTCATGCTGCACCGCGCCATCCTCGGTTCGCTGGAGCGGTTCATCGGCATTTTGATCGAACACTACGCCGGCCAGCTGCCCGCTTGGCTGGCCCCGGTACAGGCCGTGGTGATGAATATCACCGACCGGCAGGCCCCGGCGGTGAAAAAAGTTGAAGAATCCTTGAAAAATCAGGGTATCCGGGTCATTTCGGACTTGAGAAACGAGAAGATCGGCTTTAAAATCCGCGAACACACGCTTCAGCGTGTCCCCTATCTGCTCGTCGTGGGCGACCGGGAGGCTGAAGCCGGTACCGTGGCCGTGCGCACGCGTGGCGGTGAGGACCTGGGTGTCATGCCCGTCGGCGACTTCGCCGATCGTCTCGCCGCAGAGATCGCGAGTCACGGCCGTACTGTTTTGGAGGACTGA
- the infC gene encoding translation initiation factor IF-3, with protein MAAPRKDKYRVNDRILAPEVRVINQEGEQVGVMPLDKALELASEAGLDLVEISPNAEPPVCRIMDYGKFRFEQNKSKQSAKKKQKQVQVKEIKFRPGTDVGDYQVKLRNLIRFLQDGDRVKVTLRFRGREMAHQELGRDLLERVKNDLEEYGTVEQFPKMEGRQMVMVMSPKK; from the coding sequence ATCGCTGCACCAAGAAAAGACAAGTACAGGGTGAACGACCGCATCCTGGCCCCCGAGGTCAGGGTCATCAACCAAGAGGGCGAGCAGGTCGGTGTCATGCCCCTCGACAAGGCCCTGGAACTGGCATCGGAGGCCGGGCTGGATCTGGTGGAGATCTCACCCAATGCGGAACCACCGGTGTGCCGCATCATGGACTACGGCAAGTTCCGCTTCGAGCAGAACAAGAGCAAGCAGTCCGCCAAGAAGAAGCAGAAACAGGTCCAGGTCAAGGAGATCAAGTTCCGGCCTGGCACAGACGTAGGGGATTATCAGGTCAAACTCCGCAACCTGATACGTTTCCTGCAGGACGGGGACAGGGTCAAGGTGACCCTGCGATTCCGTGGCCGCGAGATGGCCCATCAGGAACTCGGCCGCGACCTGCTCGAAAGGGTCAAGAACGACCTGGAAGAGTACGGCACGGTGGAACAGTTTCCGAAGATGGAGGGCCGGCAGATGGTCATGGTGATGTCCCCGAAGAAGTAG
- the rpmI gene encoding 50S ribosomal protein L35: protein MPKMKSNRGAAKRFKRTAKGGFKRNQSHRRHILTKKSSKRKRQLGSPARIHEADAAMVRRMLPYA, encoded by the coding sequence ATGCCGAAGATGAAGTCCAACCGGGGCGCCGCGAAGCGCTTCAAGCGGACGGCGAAGGGCGGGTTCAAGCGTAACCAGTCGCATCGTCGTCATATCCTGACCAAGAAGAGCAGCAAGCGGAAACGCCAGCTCGGCAGCCCTGCCCGTATCCACGAGGCAGACGCGGCCATGGTGCGGCGCATGCTGCCCTATGCGTAA
- the rplT gene encoding 50S ribosomal protein L20, which translates to MARVKRGVVARARHNKVLNKAKGYYGARRKVYRVAKQAVIKAGQYAYRDRRQRKRQFRALWIARINAGARENGLSYSRLINGLKKAGIEIDRKVLADIAVHDKPAFAAIAEQAKASLG; encoded by the coding sequence ATGGCACGAGTAAAACGTGGTGTTGTCGCCCGCGCGCGGCACAACAAGGTCCTCAACAAGGCCAAGGGTTACTACGGCGCCCGACGCAAGGTCTACCGGGTCGCCAAGCAGGCGGTGATCAAGGCCGGCCAGTACGCCTACCGCGATCGCCGGCAGCGCAAGCGTCAGTTCCGCGCCCTGTGGATTGCCCGCATCAATGCGGGTGCCCGCGAGAACGGCCTGTCCTACAGCCGGCTGATCAACGGCCTGAAGAAGGCCGGGATCGAGATCGACCGCAAGGTGCTGGCCGACATCGCCGTCCACGACAAGCCGGCCTTCGCGGCCATTGCCGAGCAGGCCAAGGCCAGCCTGGGCTGA
- the pheS gene encoding phenylalanine--tRNA ligase subunit alpha, whose translation MQAELEQLIEEAEQAIAAAADLRSLDAVRVRYLGKKGSLTAQLKQLGSLPAEQRKAAGQEINRAKQRLQQQIEARQTTLENEVLQRRLAEETLDVTLPGRGERLGGLHPVTRTLMRIEALFAQLGFEVAEGPEIEDDYHNFEALNIPPHHPARAMHDTFYFDAHTVLRTHTSPVQIRVMEERQPPLRVIAPGRVYRCDSDLTHTPMFHQIEGLLVDTDVSFAELKGILDDFLRHFFERDLGVRFRPSYFPFTEPSAEVDMECVICNGKGCRVCSLSGWLEVLGCGMVHPKVFEQVGIDNERYTGFAFGMGVERLAMLRYGVNDLRLFFENDLRFLRQFR comes from the coding sequence GTGCAAGCAGAACTTGAACAACTGATCGAAGAGGCCGAGCAGGCCATCGCCGCGGCCGCTGATCTGAGGTCGCTGGATGCCGTGCGGGTTCGCTACCTGGGCAAGAAGGGCAGCCTGACCGCCCAGCTCAAGCAGCTCGGCAGCCTGCCAGCGGAGCAGCGCAAGGCGGCAGGCCAGGAGATCAACCGGGCCAAGCAGCGCCTGCAGCAGCAGATCGAGGCGCGCCAGACGACGCTGGAAAACGAGGTCCTGCAGCGTCGCCTGGCGGAGGAGACGCTGGACGTCACCCTCCCGGGGCGTGGCGAGCGGCTCGGTGGGCTGCATCCGGTGACCCGCACGCTGATGCGCATCGAGGCCCTGTTCGCCCAGCTCGGATTCGAGGTCGCCGAGGGACCGGAGATCGAGGACGACTACCACAACTTCGAGGCCCTCAACATCCCGCCCCACCATCCGGCGCGGGCCATGCACGACACCTTCTATTTCGACGCGCATACCGTGCTGCGTACCCATACCTCACCGGTGCAGATCCGGGTCATGGAGGAACGTCAGCCGCCATTGCGGGTCATCGCCCCCGGCCGCGTCTACCGCTGCGATTCCGATCTGACCCACACCCCGATGTTCCACCAGATCGAGGGCCTGCTGGTCGACACCGATGTCAGCTTTGCTGAGCTGAAGGGCATCCTCGACGATTTTCTCCGCCACTTCTTCGAGCGTGACCTCGGGGTGCGTTTCCGGCCGTCCTATTTCCCCTTCACCGAACCCTCGGCCGAGGTCGACATGGAGTGCGTGATCTGCAACGGCAAGGGCTGCCGGGTCTGCAGTCTCAGTGGCTGGCTGGAGGTGCTGGGCTGCGGCATGGTGCATCCCAAGGTGTTCGAACAGGTCGGCATCGACAACGAGCGCTATACCGGCTTCGCCTTCGGCATGGGCGTGGAGCGCCTGGCCATGCTGCGCTATGGGGTCAATGACCTGCGCCTGTTCTTCGAGAACGACCTGCGCTTCCTGCGCCAGTTCCGTTGA